Proteins from one Syngnathus scovelli strain Florida chromosome 9, RoL_Ssco_1.2, whole genome shotgun sequence genomic window:
- the kcnj14 gene encoding ATP-sensitive inward rectifier potassium channel 14, with the protein MGAARVKRRFSAVVVDGPLEEEEVMRLAQSADDMARAGGSSTGSGSPSGPSPTHVVNGIALPIDCDARSATGESTGGEGEERTEAMCSGSSVGGRGEGPSGSDRDSLSSPSTARRRRAKRAGCGPRKRFVGKDGRCNVTFVNMSERGQRYLSDLFTTCVDIRWRWMLVIFTLSFLLSWLLFGCAFWLIASVHGDLSVRLVPGTSASGEANREAAPEEEEPCFLQVNSFMAAFLFSLETQTSIGYGFRSVTERCPLAVAAVVLQCIVGCIIDAFIIGAVMAKMAKPKKRNQTLVFSQTAVVALRDGKLCMMWRVGNLRRSHLVEAHVRAQLLKSRVTEEGEFLPLDNLDINVGFDTGTDRIFLVSPVTIVHEINDESPFFEMDRETLESDTELEVVVILEGMVEATAMTTQCRSSYLASEIQWGYRFEPVLFEKKDCYEVDYSFFHRTYEIPNTPSCSAKELAELKYIKSTRSSFCYENEVALQLISPEDEPDQDSVFPAASNRRLSDHLHYN; encoded by the exons ATGGGCGCGGCACGTGTGAAACGGCGCTTTAGTGCTGTGGTGGTGGATGGGCCGCTCGAGGAGGAGGAAGTCATGAGGCTGGCGCAGAGCGCAGACGACATGGCTCGGGCAGGCGGGAGCTCGACCGGGTCAGGAAGCCCGAGCGGCCCGTCCCCGACCCACGTCGTCAACGGCATCGCATTACCTATTGACTGCGATGCACGGAGTGCCACCGGAGAGTCGAcaggaggagaaggcgaggaaAGAACGGAGGCCATGTGCTCAGGAAGTAGTGTAGGAGGAAGAGGGGAAGGCCCGTCCGGCTCAGACCGGGACTCCCTTTCTTCCCCCTCCACCGCAAGGCGCCGGCGCGCCAAGCGGGCTGGCTGCGGGCCCCGAAAGCGCTTTGTGGGCAAGGACGGCCGCTGCAACGTTACCTTTGTCAACATGAGCGAGAGGGGCCAGCGCTATCTCAGTGACCTCTTCACCACCTGTGTGGACATCCGCTGGCGCTGGATGCTGGTCATCTTCACTCtctccttcctcctctcctGGCTACTCTTTGGATGTGCTTTCTGGCTCATTGCCTCCGTGCACGGGGACCTCTCCGTCCGCCTcgttcccggcacctcggcgtcGGGAGAGGCCAACAGAGAGGCGGcgccggaggaggaggagccctgCTTCCTCCAAGTGAACAGCTTCATGGCGGCCTTTCTCTTCTCGCTGGAGACGCAGACGTCCATCGGTTACGGATTCCGAAGCGTGACTGAGCGATGCCCcctggcggtggcggcggtcgTCTTGCAGTGCATCGTGGGCTGCATCATTGACGCCTTCATCATCGGGGCGGTCATGGCAAAGATGGCCAAGCCCAAGAAGCGCAACCAAACTCTGGTCTTCTCTCAAACTGCCGTGGTGGCCCTCAGGGACGGCAAACTCTGCATGATGTGGCGAGTCGGAAACCTGCGCAGGAGTCACCTGGTCGAGGCTCACGTCCGAGCGCAGCTTTTAAAG TCAAGGGTGACAGAAGAAGGCGAGTTCCTTCCGCTGGACAACTTGGACATCAACGTTGGATTTGACACAGGCACCGACCGCATTTTCTTGGTCTCACCGGTCACGATCGTCCACGAGATCAACGATGAGTCGCCTTTCTTCGAGATGGACCGCGAGACCCTGGAAAGCGACACCGAACTGGAGGTGGTGGTGATCCTGGAGGGCATGGTGGAGGCCACAGCGATGACCACACAATGCCGCAGCTCCTATCTGGCATCGGAAATCCAGTGGGGATATCGTTTTGAACCTGTGCTCTTTGAGAAGAAGGACTGCTATGAG GTGGACTACTCATTCTTCCATCGGACGTACGAAATCCCAAACACGCCCTCGTGTAGCGCTAAAGAGCTCGCAGAGCTTAAATACATAAAGAGCACTCGCTCTTCTTTCTGCTATGAGAACGAAGTGGCTCTTCAGCTCATTTCTCCCGAGGATGAACCCGACCAAGACTCGGTGTTCCCTGCCGCATCAAACAGGAGACTTTCGGACCACCTTCACTATAACTGA